The sequence TGTTATTCATAAATAAAGCCCATtgacatagaataaaataatgtggATTTTATATATACTCTCATAAACATAGCCTTGCCgacttccttctcccttctgttAGGATCACCCACCCTCACTCATCTCTCAGATGCAATAGTTTGAGTTACCTAACCCTCCACCAAGTCTTTAGCAGATATGCAGGGTCCCATTTAAGGAATGATTGATGGGCTGAATACTTTCTTTTAATCTGATAAGAacatgaaggagagaaaaatttcCTCTCATTTTGACCACAAACTCTGTTTGCATGGATATATTTGACTAACCTGTGCTTATCCCTATTACAATGCATTTTTCTCCCTGGCCCCATCTGTCAATAATACTTTTGCATCCAGCTGTTCAGTAGTGATAGCATCTGATAATGATGCTAAGAGGCTCAAGTGAGCTATCAGAGGAGGCAGGGCCAGTGAAGACAACAAGGCAATCAGCAAGAAGTCAGATAAAGAGAGCGGTTGGGGATGATATCTTCTGAGGGAACACTCAGTGGATggacaaataataaagaaaggaGAACAATAGCTCTAATATAAAGATGCCAAGGCACAAGTCAACGTATAGTTTTATGTCTCATATAACTCTGAAAAAAGACACTGAGTATAAAACCAAGCTTCTCTTCCAAtaacaggaaatgaaaaaatcCCAGAAATCTCAGGATTGTTGAAATGAAAGCTCAAGCCCTATTGTGTAGAGAAAATAGGCGAATGAAACCTCTCTGAATTTGCTTGGTCTTCATACTATATATAATGGGGTTCATgaatggaggaaagagaaagtagaCGTAGCTCATGGTGATGTGGACCACATGTGGTGCATGCTTCCCAAACCTGTGGATGAAAGTCAGGCCAATCACAGTAATATAAAAGACCAGGACACTGCTAATATGTGAGACACAGGTGTTAAGGGCCTTAGCTCTCTCTTCTCTAGAGGCAATACCCATAACTGTCTTCAGGATTAAAATATAAGAGAAGAGTATAATGAGAGCATCTAGGAAGAAAGTCAAAGCAACCAGAATGACTGGGTACACACGATTAAATGTAATATCAGCACAGGCAAGTTTCATGACATCTTGGTGGAGGCAAAAGGCATGGGAAAGAACATGGGAACGGCAATATGGGAACCAGTAGAGTGGCATGATTGGGGGCACAATGGACATAAAGCCCCTCATTAGTACACCCAGTCCTACCTTCATCACCCGAGAATTGGTAAGAATGGAGTTATACCTCAGAGGAGTGCGGATGGCGATGAATCGGTCATAGGCCATGGCAAGCAACACACCCGATTCCACAATGGCCAGGGTATGAATGAAGTAGGACTGAGTGAAACAGGCACCCTGGGAAATTTCCCTCTGGTCCAGCAATAAGACACCCAGGACTGTGGGCATTGTAGTTAGTGTCATTCCAAGGTCTGTACCTGCCAGCATAGCCAGGAAATAGTACATGGGCTCATGAAGGCTGGAGTCGTTccaaatgaggaagaaaagtgTGCCATTGCCCAAAAGGATGAAGAAATAGATCATAAAGAAGGGAATAGAGATCCAGTGGTGAATTGCCTCTGAGCCCAGGAAGCCAGTTAGCAAGAAGGGAGCAGCACTGTTATTGGACCACATGGTAGGTTTTTCAAGTGAAGAACTCTCTCAAGAGTTACGACCACTAAAAAATCAGTATTGTTTCTTTCTGTCCATCTTTCTGGAGCACGTCATCAGGCTATTTTTCACTTCAAACCTTACAAGCTTTTGTGGATTTTCTCAGTCTTAATTAATTCACAAGGTCTTTGTCTAGAATAAGAAATAACAGTAATGCTGACATATTAATAATCTCAACAATTTACTATTTAGTATCcaacttttattctttatatctCAGTTCTTACTCACAGTTCCTTAAAATCATTCCTTTGGGCTCTATtttgttccctttgctttttcattcatcctcatactatcttttttttaagattttatttatttattcataaataaataaagacagagggagagagagagagagagagagagagagattgattttatttatttatttataaataaagacagagagagagagagaagtagtgggagaagcaggctccatgcagggagcctgacgtgggcctcgatcccgggtctccaggatcaggcccctggctgaaggtggcgctaaaccacagagccacccaagctgcccctcatactatttttcatataaaCCCTTTGGgtatttctttccaatttgggccagttcagattttctctcttgACAACAACTATCTATTTGTTTCACTGATTAATCACTGAGGAAAATAATCAGTATAAATAAGTCTATTGTCATGAACTGTTTGAGAAATATTGTCATCAATATTACCATCTCAAAGGGACTGTGAAAGAGATGACTCACATAGAAGTCTACAGAAGTCAGAACAAGTGGGCACAGGTGGTAAACTCAATTTAGGAGGGTGGGATTATTCAGTAGACTTGGTGTTCAGAAATTTTCAGTGCTGCAAAGGATCTGAGGCCTATAACACCAGGGACAAACTTTAAAATAGGAAGAGAATTGGAAACTTCTACAGGAAACATTTTAAGGAAGACAGTCCCTAGAACAAAGGCCTCTTCAGAAACCAGAAGCCTAATACTTCTACTGAGCCacagattaaaaggaaaagaaaagacgaGAGTATTGGAAAGGCAAAAGCAATATCAGAAATAATCAGTGCATCCTTAAACAATCAGTTTTAGGAAGTAGGTAAGAACTCCCATAGGGAAAGAGACAATGACTAGAGTGCTGGTGAAGACAATCATGCAGACCTTCTGATATTTATGAATCTAGAAAGctatatctagaaaaattaagaatgggTTTCTATAgagaactttgaaatatttttataattcatctATAATTATCAAATCAAGTTAGCTTTGTTTGCATAAGACCAAGAAATTTTGTGACAAGTTGATTACAATGATTAAAGAGAACtgcataaaaaaaatacaaatttctccCCGCTTCAATTGAATCAATATGTGACCAGGATCTTTTTActtaatttgtttaaagatttattttgagagaaagagagagagagttccagtggggagaggggcaaagggaaagagtctctagcagactccccactgagtgtggaccctagtgcggggcttgatctgaagagcctgagatcataacctgagccaaaatcaagttagatgattaaccaactgaaccacccaggtgtcctgctcagggtctttttaaacattatcttATCttaggcagccagggtggctcagtgggttaagtatatgccctcagctcaggtcatgaacccaggttcctgggattgagctcagcATCATACTTCCCTGTTCAGcgaaagagtctgcttcttcttctcctccctgcttgtgctttctcttgctatctctatctctctttcaaataaataagtaaaatattttttaaaaaataaacattgattgTTTTCTCTTATAAACATCACCATTTCTACCTCTAAAGAGGAATTAAGGAATAATGAGGTGATGGTGATCTTTGCAGTACCTCCATTTCACAAAAACCTATAAAAACAccaatagttttttgtttttgttttagaatttgaTATATGGCAACATCTCTAATAATGAGCAGTGAATGGTGGAGGGAGATAAATAGAGGAAAGGTGGATTACTGTGGAAGCAATAATCCTTTCTGGAGTACCCTATCGATGACAGAAAGGTCAGCATGGGTACTAAAGTGGCGGGTACCTTATTGATGTGAACACTGATACTATTGCTGTATAACTTGATCCACTGAACTAcaaccaatgtgggactcacCTTGATAACACTTATCTACCTCTACACAGGAGAGATGTGTATATCATTATAGATTATAATTCCTACCTGCTGTACTCCTATAACCTTCCAACATTGCTTTTCTAATAATGGAGATATAGAGAAGGGATTAATGCTACAATTTATTGTGTAGGATAGAGACAAATGACCTCCTTAGACCTGTAGTCACCTAGAAAGAGGACCAGAGggaaaaagtaggagaaaattCAAAATTGCTTAAACTATATAGTGATGTAAAAGTCCAAATTTAGATTTTGAATGGGTTTAGGCTCCAAAACTCTGTGGTAATCACTTTGGAATCCCTCTTTACTAATATATTTTGATTAACCTAATTTagaagagtatcttttttttttaatttttatttatttatgatagtcacagagagagagagagagagaggcagagacaggcagagggagaagcaggctccatgcaccgggagcccgatgtgggattcgagcccgggtctccaggatcgcgccctgggccaaaggcaggcgccaaaccgctgcgccacccagggatcccctaatttagAAGAGTATCTTATTCATTATCTATACTCCCTAGTAGCAGCTACATTGGCATTTAATTATAGAAGATTTGCCAGTACAGGAACTATCCACACAACCCAAACATGCCAAAGGGAAGAGCTGCTCAGTTTAGGGATTCTCTTAATGTGGAATATGACATTAGTGATAGTGGTAACTTCAGTGGAATTTCTTATCACCATCAGGCAAGCCTACAGGCTCCATCAGGGATATAGAGGTGACTGGAATTCACTATCCCCTTATCCCACCTGAGGGTCTTCTTTGGGCTGATGCTCTGAAAGCAGCTAACCCTGTGTCTTCAATAGTTTTGGAGAATCATGCAGATACATCTTAAGTTTCTTCAGCTGACGAGAGGCTTGGGAACTATCCCCGAAACCAGCTATAAAGACATAAGAAAtttgagaagggaaagaagagagcaCATTAGGATCATATTGACAAAATAGGaaaatcttctctttatttctggatAATTTGCAAGCACCCCATACAATCAGTGTCtcctgcttcaatttcttcacacTTAACCTCTTACCTGAGAGTTTGTGCTCCTTTATATACATAAACTAGTATATATATTACTGTATATTAATAATGGGAAGCTATGGGCTGGAGACAACAATCTGAAAGAGCTTTTAAGTGATTGCTTAAATCTTACCTTAGATATGAATTAATGTAGGAAAATAGATATGTAGAGGAAAGTTGTGAACCtagaaaaatctccattttaggatagaaaaaaaatatctcaaatgaaatgggcaaagaaataagcagaaataTAAAAGGATTGCAAAGGTGATCTATAATTATAAAAGCCAgtggaaaagaaattttatagaaGTAGTGTTGTAGTTTAATAGTGAAAAATGTCACAGAATTGCCAAGtaagataaaaattgaaaatatgcatTGTTTCTGGCAAATAGGTCTTTGGTGCtcttaacagtttcttttttttttaataataaatttattttttattggtgttcaatttgccaacctaccgaacaacacccagtgctcatcccgtcaagtgcccccctcagtgcccgccaaccagtcacccccaccctccgccctcctccccttccaccacccctagttcgtttcccagagttaggagtctatgttctgtctcAATAGAATGGTGGGAGTACATGCCTAATGATGATGAAATGGAAGATAAATATATAGTCAGAAAgtgaaaacaatatattatttacattcttCAGATGACACCATCAAGCCTTCAAGAGATTAcataatttgtccaaggtcacacaatgagTATGTAGCCTATAGGGATTCAAACGGAGGTTATCTGACCCCAAGCTCAAGTTCTCAGCTGACATCCATTGAATATAAATGGTTCTCCTGGCCAAGCTTGCCTTCCCATGAGGTATCCCCTTTCCTGAAGTCTTCATTTCattaacaacagcaaaaaatgcttagaaagagaaagacttaaatgctttctcattctttacagaaaaactgtATAAGCCACGTAGAAGAAATATTCTTAAAGCATCCCTGCTGCGTTTGAATGCCTGAGTTTCCTCACCTGAGCCACAGCTTTGCCTTTGTGGGACCTGAGCACCAAATGAGAGCATTATTGCTGCATCCTCAAGTGTGTATTCAGCGTTGTGAGGGGAGgtatatatttgttaaagaaacaaCTCCCATGGGAGTCATTATACCTCATTTCTATGTAGGCTATTTGGGAATAAataatcctcttttcttttttaatttgagaaagttCTAGGCCATTGATGTTGGTCCCAAtgccctccctttcctctctggaTGGAAGATTTTTAAGAGAAGCAGCATCTCTAATGCCATGTGAAGCATGACCTAAGTCACTTTCAAGTGTTTTATGGGTCCCTGAATGAGAGGATCAGTCCCTTGTTCTTGAATGTTGGCATTTGGGGAACAATATTCGTCCCCTCTCTTTTAAAACTGTTCATGAATTATATTCTCACACAACATAAGACTTTTATAAATAAGGTAGGTATTATCAGATCTGTCTCATAACACATTTCAGATTCAGTCTTCAAgatctaaaaaagtaaaaaatgtgtattctataCAATATATAGGGCACCCTCAGCAAGTTATACCTTGTAACACGCTATAAAGT is a genomic window of Canis lupus familiaris isolate Mischka breed German Shepherd chromosome 21, alternate assembly UU_Cfam_GSD_1.0, whole genome shotgun sequence containing:
- the LOC100684060 gene encoding olfactory receptor 51B4, with protein sequence MWSNNSAAPFLLTGFLGSEAIHHWISIPFFMIYFFILLGNGTLFFLIWNDSSLHEPMYYFLAMLAGTDLGMTLTTMPTVLGVLLLDQREISQGACFTQSYFIHTLAIVESGVLLAMAYDRFIAIRTPLRYNSILTNSRVMKVGLGVLMRGFMSIVPPIMPLYWFPYCRSHVLSHAFCLHQDVMKLACADITFNRVYPVILVALTFFLDALIILFSYILILKTVMGIASREERAKALNTCVSHISSVLVFYITVIGLTFIHRFGKHAPHVVHITMSYVYFLFPPFMNPIIYSMKTKQIQRGFIRLFSLHNRA